GACAAGAAATTGGCACAGCAACCGCTGGGACGTCGCCTCGGGCGGCCACTCCTCAAGGCAGCAGTTCGCCAGCGGGGTCTGGCCGATTGGCTCTATCGCCAGCTCGCAAAGCCTTCGATTATTGAGCGCATTCTTAAGCTGGCCTATCCCAGTAGCGATCGCATCGACCCAGAACTGGTCGAAGCCCTGTATACAGCAACCCAAGCACCGGGGGCCGGCGGTGTGTTTTGGGCGTTTATCAACCTGTTTGATGATCCGCTAGCAGAGCAACTATTGCCGCATGTTCAAGCACCAGTGACATTCTTCTGGGGCGATCGCGATCCTTGGGAACCGATCGCGCTTGGACGTCAGCTTGCCGACTTCCCCTGCGTAAAAGCCTTCGTGCCGCTGGCAGGCTTGGGCCATTGCCCCCACGATGAAGCGCCCGAACAGGTCAATCCCCAGATTGTTGAGTGGTTGAACAGCAGTCCAGATGCTGGCTAAAGAGGGCTCTGCAACTCGGCCGCAGAACTGGATGCAAACGGTTCAAAATGAGGCCTGTGAGAGAATGAAGCCGAGATATCCCAGGAAGACTGGCCGCAATGGGCAAAGCGAAACAGCTAATTTTGCTAGCAGAAGATCAGTTGACGGAATACAGCACTGAAGCTCGCAAAATTGAAAAGTTGCGCCGCAAGCTGGGCTTTATTGTTCCCTATCCCCAACAAGCCGCGATTCGCAAAGAGATTCTGGCAGAACTTCCGAACAACTTTTTAGCAAGAGCTGTTGAAGAAAATCGCCAAAATTTTGCGTTGCCCTTGTGGGGGATTGGTGGGCTTGGGCTGCTGCTCGGAATCTCTTGGCAACAACCCCTTGATTTTATTGCGACTGTTGTGGGTTTTTATGGGGCCTACCGCATTCAAAAGTGGGGCTGGGAAATGCAAGCAAAGCGACTGGTGATCAAAACAATTGACAGCATTGAAACGGAATTTCAAGCGAGCCGAGCAGAAGTAAAATCAGTCAAAAACGAGTAATCGATCATCTGTTTTTTGATTCATTTGAATATCGACAATCCTGTCAGTTTTCTTGACAGAGAATGATATCTAAAACATAAAAACTTCATATCCAGAAATTCTCATGACTTTAATAGAAAACTCGCGAAATTATTGTTGCTTTTAGTCAAGTCATGCAGGAAGCGCTGAGATGCGTGTGTCTCGACGATGCAGGAGAGGCGCGATAATCGCCTAGGCACACGTCTTGGAATTGGCATGGCTCAGCCGTTCGTTTTGCTCCCTACTGAGGATTCTCATCAGACCTTGCAGATCCAACCTCCCAGCACTGGACTGGGGCTGCGGGGTCGGATTCGGGTGCCAGGCGACAAGTCCATTTCCCACCGAGCGTTGATGCTGGGCGCGATCGCCTCAGGCGAAACCACGATTGAAGGGTTGCTGCTGGGAGAAGACCCACTCAGTACTGCCGCCTGTTTTCGGGCGATGGGTGCTGAGATTTCGGAGCTGAACTCCGAGCGAGTGCGGGTCAAAGGCATCGGCCTTCAGAATCTGCAGGAGCCGATCGATGTCCTCAATGCGGGCAACAGCGGCACCACGATTCGCCTGATGATGGGGCTGCTCGCGGGTCAGCGCGATCGCTTTTTCTGTGTGACAGGCGATGAGTCGCTGCGCAGTCGACCGATGGCGCGGGTGATTCAGCCGCTTAGTCAGATGGGTGCTGAAATTCGCGGTCGGCAGGGCAATACACGGGCACCGCTGGCGATTTCGGGGCGATCGCTGCAACCGATTCGCTACGTTTCCCCGATCGCCTC
The sequence above is a segment of the Synechococcus elongatus PCC 11801 genome. Coding sequences within it:
- a CDS encoding alpha/beta fold hydrolase: MVVVVLAAHDPIDRFWDWQGQSIRYWQFGDRGAPVLLVHGFGACCEHWRQNIEAIAQQATVYVIDLLGFGQSAKPDPTTVRYGIELWAQQIEAFRQAVIGQPVRLIANSIGCVVALQAAVNQPEGYTGLLLIDCALRQIDDKKLAQQPLGRRLGRPLLKAAVRQRGLADWLYRQLAKPSIIERILKLAYPSSDRIDPELVEALYTATQAPGAGGVFWAFINLFDDPLAEQLLPHVQAPVTFFWGDRDPWEPIALGRQLADFPCVKAFVPLAGLGHCPHDEAPEQVNPQIVEWLNSSPDAG